A single Anopheles arabiensis isolate DONGOLA chromosome 2, AaraD3, whole genome shotgun sequence DNA region contains:
- the LOC120898206 gene encoding uncharacterized protein LOC120898206, whose product MCSRRSSRASCGTSSTPWVLGVVTLTLLTLAPSRSLCSVAPHPATSTISSVTSSSVASSSSTAPVPDATTARPTVSARQDAGPTEQPTLPPEGQIPLERLPSNTLLKYTAYKDVSILHFRIPTDTRTAFFSFKAYEESKGAFQRNCKPNDITLHLKAGSYPVISPENITFPKHFLDAEERFEIHSLQFKSDSTTRRVSIEGPHPGNWFAVAFISWTDPNNERIEQQGLAASCETLLMSEMAVVSARPQLLNVDVRYEGTLAADQPEPRSFKFFVPHNVSIVTWRLSIAQPCFNCTDVSFHVQASALPTARNYLQNALICPNQTGDVSIDFYPHEGAWHYVDMDFTRETMPTAIGAIVAPGYRAPNETTEPEERKQQPAAPTTAGAPEAQMVAYTVELIYHDTYDAGVGPTAAAAATTTTPSTEDPTPAESGDAAEDSAEGPAADTKSLPNRSFDRYPVLRQTYREFFMFDYDLLPDVNGTVPVTLNLTAGVPALMKFDVNDVYDIGGTLSFAVAMRQDLKGSLIDARHESTNEHASVVAEKLVDVQEEFVPEVDLMTTTTTTTTTTTTTTASTTTSTTPSSTGEASKGKTAPAGKANQTVIVCLRLEEPGIPTWPDKCVYGRHIYPAAIVINNTDADTNTGLVHVPFPEPGSWYVTLGLFCHGTEATARSTIIDSVKDFVRSYRATLAAMRAPCSCADRLSYYRGCLADDGCLQALNETETLKIKECIMDAKCTGGRSDEMARKFEQHHKYATEQSVQGGVADSTCNSSVVFTISSSPCVAGRCGRFGRCYHYMSGGFVFSTCLCLRNYRGWDCTEDSQVPSSASILLASLMLTLSNLLFLPSIFYAVKRGYHSEAIIYFFAMFFSAFYHACDSGEEEFSFCLVKIGVLQFCDFYCGLLAIWVTLIAMSNIRHQLVSLLHMLGAILLAFGTELNKQSLWVFLAPALTGICLISVSWGLRCRKTKRCFPARSYLALYLPIGSVLVMVGLVCFAFLQTKQNYHIVHSIWHMVMALSILCLLPDRKTFHPKC is encoded by the exons ATGTGCTCCCGCCGAAGTAGTCGAGCGTCCTGCGGGACATCCTCGACGCCTTGGGTCCTGGGCGTTGTTACCCTCACACTGCTGACGCTCGCCCCCAGCCGAAGCCTTTGCAGTGTAGCACCACATCCGGCCACTAGCACCATTAGCAGCGTTACCAGTTCCAGTGTCGCATCGAGCAGCTCCACCGCCCCCGTTCCGGACGCTACGACCGCGCGGCCGACGGTCAGCGCACGCCAGGATGCGGGCCCGACCGAACAGCCAACCCTGCCACCCGAAGGTCAGATACCGCTGGAACGATTGCCCTCCAACACGCTGCTCAAGTACACCGCCTACAAGGACGTCTCGATACTGCACTTCCGCATACCGACCGACACCCGGACGGCCTTCTTTAGCTTTAAGGCGTACGAGGAATCCAAAGGTGCCTTCC AGCGCAACTGCAAACCGAACGATATTACGCTGCACCTGAAAGCGGGAAGCTATCCGGTCATCAGTCCGGAAAATATCACATTTCCCAAACACTTTCTAGACGCCGAGGAGCG GTTCGAAATCCACAGCCTACAGTTCAAGTCGGACAGCACGACGAGGCGGGTAAGCATTGAGGGACCCCATCCGGGCAACTGGTTCGCCGTGGCATTCATCAGCTGGACCGACCCGAACAACGAGCGGATAGAGCAGCAAG GTCTGGCGGCATCCTGCGAAACACTGCTCATGTCCGAGATGGCGGTCGTGAGCGCCCGGCCCCAGCTGCTGAACGTGGACGTCCGGTACGAGGGTACGCTGGCGGCCGATCAGCCGGAACCGCGGTCGTTCAAGTTCTTCGTGCCGCACAACGTGTCGATCGTCACCTGGCGGCTGTCCATCGCGCAGCCCTGCTTCAACTGTACGGACGTGAGCTTCCACGTGCAGGCGAGCGCCCTGCCCACGGCCCGCAACTATCTGCAGAACGCGCTCATCTGTCCGAACCAGACGGGGGACGTCAGCATCGATTTCTATCCGCACGAGGGCGCCTGGCACTACGTGGATATGGACTTTACGCGTGAAACGATGCCCACCGCCATCGGTGCGATTGTGGCCCCTGGCTACCGGGCGCCAAACGAGACGACCGAGCCGGAGGAAAGGAAACAGCAACCGGCGGCACCCACCACCGCCGGTGCACCCGAGGCACAAATGGTCGCGTACACGGTCGAGCTTATCTATCACGATACGTACGATGCAGGGGTAGgaccgactgctgctgctgctgctactacaaCGACTCCGTCCACCGAGGATCCAACGCCTGCCGAGAGTGGCGACGCAGCGGAGGACAGTGCGGAGGGTCCCGCGGCCGACACCAAATCGCTGCCGAACCGAAGCTTCGATCGCTACCCGGTGCTGCGCCAAACGTACCGCGAGTTCTTCATGTTCGACTACGACCTGCTGCCGGACGTGAACGGGACGGTGCCGGTGACGCTTAACCTGACCGCCGGCGTGCCGGCACTGATGAAGTTCGACGTGAACGATGTGTACGACATTGGCGGGACGCTTAGCTTTGCCGTTGCGATGCGGCAGGATCTCAAGGGCAGCTTGATCGACGCGCGCCACGAATCGACCAACGAGCATGCGAGCGTGGTGGCGGAGAAGCTGGTCGACGTGCAGGAAGAGTTTGTGCCGGAGGTGGATCTgatgacgacaacgacgacgacgacgaccaccaccaccaccacaacggCCAGTACTACCACGAGCACCACGCCATCGAGCACTGGTGAGGCGAGCAAGGGCAAGACAGCGCCAGCCGGCAAAGCAAATCAAACGGTGATCGTGTGCCTGCGCCTGGAGGAACCGGGCATACCGACCTGGCCGGACAAGTGTGTGTACGGCCGGCACATCTACCCGGCCGCCATCGTCATCAACAACACGGACGCGGACACGAACACGGGCCTGGTGCACGTGCCGTTTCCCGAGCCGGGCAGCTGGTACGTCACGCTCGGCCTGTTCTGCCACGGCACGGAGGCGACCGCCCGCTCCACCATCATCGACAGCGTGAAAGACTTCGTGCGCTCCTACCGAGCGACACTGGCGGCGATGCGCGCCCCATGCTCGTGCGCCGACCGGCTCAGCTACTATCGCGGCTGTCTCGCGGACGACGGCTGCCTGCAGGCGCTCAACGAAACGGAAACGCTCAAGATCAAGGAGTGCATCATGGACGCCAAGTGTACCGGCGGCCGGTCGGACGAGATGGCGCGCAAGTTCGAGCAGCACCACAAGTACGCAACGGAGCAGAGCGTGCAGGGTGGCGTCGCGGACAGCACCTGCAACTCGAGCGTCGTCTTCACCATCTCGTCCAGCCCGTGCGTGGCGGGGCGCTGCGGGCGGTTCGGCCGCTGCTACCACTACATGTCGGGCGGGTTCGTGTTTTCCACCTGCCTCTGTCTGCGCAACTATCGCGGCTGGGACTGTACGGAGGATTCGCAGGTACCGTCCAGTGCCTCGATCCTGCTCGCCTCGCTCATGCTGACGCTGTCCAATCTGCTGTTTCTGCCGAGCATCTTTTACGCGGTCAAGCGCGGCTACCACAGCGAAGCGATCATCTACTTCTTCGCGATGTTCTTCTCCGCGTTCTACCATGCGTGCGATTCGGGCGAGGAAGAGTTTAGCTTCTGTCTGGTGAAGATCGGCGTGCTGCAGTTTTGCGACTTCTACTGCGGGCTGCTCGCGATCTGGGTGACGCTGATCGCGATGTCCAACATCCGGCACCAGCTCGTGTCGCTGCTGCACATGCTCGGTGCGATCCTGCTCGCGTTCGGCACCGAGCTGAACAAGCAGTCGCTGTGGGTGTTTCTGGCGCCCGCCCTCACCGGCATCTGTCTCATCTCGGTCAGCTGGGGGCTGCGGTGCCGCAAGACGAAGCGCTGCTTCCCGGCCCGCAGCTACCTGGCCCTCTACCTGCCGATCGGCAGcgtgctggtgatggtgggcCTGGTCTGCTTCGCCTTTCTGCAGACCAAGCAGAACTACCACATCGTCCACTCGATCTGGCACATGGTGATGGCGCTCAGCATTCTCTGCCTGCTGCCGGACCGCAAAACGTTCCACCCGAAGTGCTAG